In a genomic window of Salegentibacter salegens:
- a CDS encoding DUF3822 family protein: MATSNSKQQINLELSIQVSLDGLSFCTLNSSENKVVQFKKIRFSQQVDPVKLLEEIQKIYAEEKSIAEATQVKLIFDNALFSLVPATLFKEENASDYLKFNTKILKTDFIAHEEIGNTGIINVYIPYTNIINFFFEKFGEFEYQHLNTVLVESLLKLPKTDRPQIFAHIRNKQFELVVIENGELLLCNSFSFTEKEDFLYYILFTAEQLNLDPQKFRLILLGAISKASPLFKIAFNYIKQVELLEANFSLNQEKELTGLNKLEDYVLIKNLGLNTGDTN; this comes from the coding sequence ATGGCGACGAGTAACAGCAAACAACAAATAAATTTAGAACTGTCCATTCAGGTTTCCCTGGATGGACTTTCTTTTTGTACGCTAAATTCTTCGGAAAATAAAGTGGTACAATTCAAGAAAATTCGTTTTTCGCAACAGGTAGACCCTGTGAAACTGCTTGAAGAAATTCAAAAAATATATGCTGAAGAAAAAAGCATTGCTGAAGCCACACAAGTAAAACTCATTTTTGATAATGCGCTTTTCAGTTTGGTTCCTGCAACTTTATTCAAAGAAGAAAATGCTTCAGATTATTTAAAATTCAACACCAAAATCCTGAAAACCGATTTCATTGCCCACGAGGAAATTGGTAACACCGGGATTATTAATGTTTATATTCCTTATACCAATATCATTAATTTCTTCTTTGAGAAATTCGGGGAATTTGAATACCAGCACCTCAATACCGTTTTAGTAGAAAGTTTACTGAAATTACCAAAAACAGACAGGCCACAAATATTTGCGCACATTAGGAACAAGCAGTTTGAACTGGTTGTGATAGAAAATGGTGAACTCCTACTTTGTAATTCTTTCAGTTTTACCGAAAAAGAAGATTTTTTATATTATATTCTATTCACGGCTGAGCAACTTAATCTAGATCCGCAAAAGTTTAGATTAATTTTGCTGGGAGCTATTAGCAAGGCTTCTCCCCTATTTAAAATTGCTTTCAATTATATTAAACAGGTGGAACTTTTAGAAGCTAATTTCAGCTTAAATCAAGAAAAAGAGCTAACCGGTTTAAATAAATTGGAAGATTATGTTTTAATCAAGAACCTGGGGCTAAACACAGGAGATACAAATTAA
- a CDS encoding IS1595 family transposase, with product MIPSDFRDFFVNSPATVQQEIVASLLSLSLQESEVKDSNEAKAVTCPHCSEKRVRANGKLKGVQRYVCNGCKKNFSETTGKFWYNIKKKEKLNRYLYCLLSGYSIRKSAEETEISIQTSFDWRHKLLTSFSSVSVEEFQGIVESDDLFFAYSEKGGRHLGRKPKMRGEKASKAGISDEKVAVVATCDRSGNKDFKVATRGRISKEDLNRILKGKLDKADVLCSDSHRSYGAFAKANTIAHKKFNTSKGQRTVDKVYHVQNVNNMDMRLRKFMDSFNGVATKYLQNYLNWFLVLEKIKNSTSKMATVTAIAFASNSAWYEYKQQLFNMLIRT from the coding sequence ATGATACCTTCAGATTTCAGGGATTTTTTCGTTAATAGTCCAGCGACTGTTCAACAAGAGATAGTGGCTTCGTTGCTATCATTGTCTTTGCAAGAAAGTGAAGTAAAGGACAGCAACGAGGCAAAAGCAGTTACCTGTCCTCATTGCTCAGAAAAGCGTGTTCGTGCCAATGGCAAGCTCAAAGGCGTTCAACGCTATGTTTGCAATGGCTGTAAGAAGAATTTCAGTGAGACCACAGGTAAGTTTTGGTATAATATAAAAAAGAAAGAGAAGTTAAATCGGTATTTATACTGTTTGTTGTCGGGCTACAGTATCAGGAAAAGTGCAGAAGAGACGGAGATATCAATTCAAACGTCCTTTGATTGGAGACATAAATTGCTCACGTCATTTTCCAGTGTTTCGGTAGAAGAGTTTCAGGGCATAGTCGAAAGCGATGACCTGTTCTTTGCCTACTCAGAAAAAGGAGGACGTCATTTAGGTAGAAAACCGAAAATGCGAGGAGAAAAAGCAAGCAAAGCAGGCATAAGTGATGAAAAAGTAGCTGTAGTGGCAACTTGTGATAGATCTGGAAACAAAGACTTTAAAGTGGCCACAAGAGGTCGTATCAGTAAAGAGGATCTGAATAGAATACTTAAAGGGAAACTTGATAAAGCTGACGTACTCTGCAGCGACAGCCATAGAAGTTATGGTGCTTTTGCAAAAGCCAACACAATTGCCCATAAAAAGTTCAACACCTCAAAGGGACAGCGAACCGTAGATAAGGTGTACCATGTCCAGAATGTAAACAATATGGATATGAGATTGAGAAAGTTCATGGATTCTTTCAATGGGGTAGCTACAAAATACTTACAGAATTACTTGAATTGGTTCTTGGTACTTGAAAAAATCAAGAACTCAACCAGTAAAATGGCAACAGTTACAGCCATTGCCTTTGCTTCAAATAGCGCATGGTACGAGTACAAACAACAACTATTCAATATGCTAATTAGAACTTAG
- a CDS encoding RsmD family RNA methyltransferase — protein sequence MRIISGTHKGKRLMAPKKLPVRPTTDMSKEALFNILNNNFQFSQLGVLDLFSGTGNIAYEFASRGSQEITAVDANFDCVKFIKKTAQELDLNITTIKSDVFKFLEKAFVKADIIFADPPYDFEKEKFSKIPQFVFEKNLLNPNGQLIIEHSKHTDLSDLPNFIEGRRYGGSVFSFFENAG from the coding sequence ATGAGAATAATTTCAGGAACACATAAAGGAAAAAGATTAATGGCTCCAAAAAAGCTACCGGTACGCCCTACTACCGATATGTCTAAGGAAGCACTTTTCAATATCCTGAATAATAATTTTCAATTTTCACAATTAGGCGTTCTCGATCTTTTTTCGGGAACCGGCAACATTGCCTATGAATTTGCATCGCGTGGAAGCCAGGAAATAACAGCAGTAGATGCTAATTTTGATTGTGTAAAATTCATAAAAAAAACCGCTCAGGAATTAGATTTAAACATTACCACCATTAAAAGTGATGTCTTTAAATTTCTTGAAAAGGCTTTTGTAAAGGCCGATATTATTTTTGCCGACCCACCTTACGATTTTGAGAAAGAAAAATTCTCTAAAATCCCCCAATTCGTTTTTGAAAAAAACCTACTTAATCCAAATGGTCAATTAATTATTGAACACTCTAAACACACCGATCTATCAGATCTTCCCAACTTTATAGAAGGGCGACGTTATGGAGGTTCGGTTTTTAGTTTTTTTGAGAATGCAGGTTAA
- the kdsB gene encoding 3-deoxy-manno-octulosonate cytidylyltransferase, with translation MNKPLKIIAMIPARYEASRFPGKLLEDLNGKTVITRTYEAAKNTGLFEEVYVVTDSDEIFAEINKNGGRAIKSNKEHECGSDRIAEAVQDMDVDIVVNVQGDEPFIDKDSLAKLLVVFREDDASAIDLASLKTALSEGDDITNTNNVKVITNKNNFAMYFSRFPIPYPRNTDANVTYFKHIGIYAFRKQAIIDFYNLPMLSLESAEKIEAIRFLEYGKNIKMVETKMQTIGIDTPEDLEKARKIWNN, from the coding sequence ATGAATAAACCGCTTAAAATAATCGCAATGATTCCCGCCCGTTATGAGGCGTCTCGTTTTCCGGGGAAACTTTTAGAAGATCTTAACGGCAAAACGGTAATTACCAGAACTTACGAAGCTGCCAAAAATACCGGGCTTTTTGAGGAAGTTTATGTGGTAACCGATAGCGATGAAATCTTTGCTGAAATTAATAAAAATGGCGGTAGGGCTATAAAAAGCAATAAAGAACACGAATGTGGCAGCGACCGTATTGCTGAAGCCGTGCAGGATATGGATGTAGATATCGTTGTAAATGTGCAGGGAGATGAACCATTTATAGATAAAGACAGTTTGGCAAAATTATTAGTTGTTTTTCGGGAAGATGATGCTTCGGCTATAGATCTGGCTTCTTTAAAAACCGCGCTAAGCGAAGGCGACGATATTACGAATACTAATAATGTTAAGGTAATCACGAATAAGAATAATTTCGCGATGTATTTTTCAAGATTTCCAATTCCTTACCCAAGAAATACTGATGCAAATGTCACCTATTTTAAACATATAGGTATTTATGCATTTAGAAAACAGGCGATTATAGATTTTTATAATTTACCGATGCTTTCTTTAGAATCTGCTGAAAAGATTGAAGCGATTCGTTTCCTGGAATACGGGAAAAACATCAAAATGGTAGAAACCAAAATGCAAACCATAGGAATTGACACTCCAGAAGATCTTGAAAAAGCCAGAAAAATTTGGAACAATTAA
- a CDS encoding ATP-dependent DNA helicase: MENLDASKFYKLLLSDLGFTAKAGQDLALQQLSRFVLNNNKDELFVLKGFAGTGKTTIISTLVKNLWQIKKSGVLLAPTGRAAKVISNYSKKEAFTIHKKIYFPKKSGGSGVQFVLQPNKHKNSIFIVDEASMISDTPTNSKLMENGSLLDDLIQFVYSGQNCQLILIGDTAQLPPVKMEISPALEAEKLQFSYNKEVHHIELDEVVRQAEESDILLNATKIRQSLQDGFYDSFQFELTPKADVIRLQDGYEIMNAIEECYNELGNEETSFIVRSNKRANLYNQQIRSRILFQEEEISAGDYLMVVKNNYFWIKPASEAGFIANGDIVKVLEIFGIKELYGFRFAEVQVQMVDYPKMRPFETVVMLDTLTSNTPSLSYEESNQLYQEVMKDYEDETSKYKKFMKVKNNKFFNALQIKFSYAMTCHKSQGGQWNTVFIEQPYLPEGVGKEYLRWLYTAITRATHKLYLIGFKDDFFVNK, translated from the coding sequence ATGGAAAATCTTGATGCTTCCAAATTTTATAAACTTCTTTTAAGCGATCTGGGTTTTACGGCGAAAGCAGGGCAGGATCTTGCTTTACAGCAGCTTTCCAGGTTTGTTTTAAACAATAATAAAGATGAACTTTTTGTGTTGAAAGGTTTTGCCGGAACCGGTAAAACCACTATAATCAGCACCTTGGTGAAAAATCTCTGGCAAATTAAGAAATCTGGGGTTTTATTGGCGCCTACGGGAAGGGCAGCAAAAGTAATCTCTAATTATTCGAAAAAAGAAGCTTTTACCATTCATAAAAAGATCTATTTCCCTAAAAAAAGTGGTGGGAGCGGAGTGCAATTTGTTTTGCAACCAAATAAACATAAAAACAGTATTTTTATTGTAGATGAAGCTTCAATGATCTCTGATACGCCCACAAATTCTAAATTAATGGAAAATGGAAGCTTGTTAGACGATCTTATTCAGTTTGTTTATTCGGGGCAAAATTGCCAGTTAATTTTAATTGGAGATACTGCGCAGCTACCACCGGTAAAAATGGAAATTAGCCCTGCCCTGGAAGCCGAGAAACTTCAATTTTCCTATAATAAAGAAGTACATCATATTGAGCTCGATGAAGTGGTTCGCCAGGCCGAAGAAAGCGATATATTGCTAAATGCCACAAAAATAAGACAAAGTCTACAAGACGGATTTTATGATAGTTTTCAATTTGAGCTTACCCCAAAGGCTGATGTGATTAGGTTGCAGGATGGTTATGAAATTATGAATGCCATTGAAGAATGCTACAATGAGTTAGGGAACGAGGAAACCAGTTTTATAGTAAGATCTAATAAAAGGGCCAATTTGTATAATCAGCAGATACGTTCCCGAATTTTATTCCAGGAAGAAGAAATTTCAGCCGGAGATTACCTTATGGTGGTAAAAAATAATTATTTCTGGATAAAACCCGCTTCTGAAGCTGGATTTATAGCTAACGGAGATATTGTAAAAGTTCTGGAGATTTTCGGTATAAAAGAGCTTTACGGGTTCCGGTTTGCCGAAGTACAGGTACAAATGGTAGATTATCCTAAAATGCGGCCATTTGAAACCGTAGTGATGTTAGACACGCTAACCAGCAATACGCCGTCACTTTCTTATGAAGAATCTAACCAGCTCTACCAGGAAGTGATGAAAGATTATGAAGACGAAACTTCTAAATACAAGAAATTTATGAAGGTGAAGAACAATAAGTTTTTTAATGCCTTACAAATCAAATTTTCTTACGCGATGACCTGCCATAAATCCCAGGGCGGGCAATGGAATACCGTTTTTATTGAGCAACCCTACCTGCCGGAAGGCGTTGGTAAAGAATATTTAAGATGGCTTTATACTGCCATAACCCGGGCAACCCATAAACTTTATCTTATAGGTTTTAAAGACGATTTTTTCGTAAATAAATAA